The Arcobacter arenosus genomic interval CACCTGCTATTTTTGAAGCTCTTAAAATCTCTTCATCTGTAGCAAACTGATCTCCAATGGTAATATTATCTTTAATAGTTCCCATAAATAAAAATGGTTCTTGAGGAACATAGCCTATTGCTCGTCTAAGATCAACTGGATCAATTTGTCGCAATTCTGTATTATCTATTAAGACTGAGCCATCAGTTGGTTCATGTAGATTCATTAAAAGTTTTGCAATAGTTGATTTCCCTGAACCTATTTTTCCTATAATTCCAACTTTTTCACCCTTTTTAATTGTGAAATTTACATCTTTTAATACTTTGAAATTTTGGTCATTATATGAGAAGTTTACATTTTTAAATACAATATCGCCATCAAGATTTTCTCTACTTAAATAATGTTGATGTGCACTTCTTTCAACAGGCATATTCATAATTTCATCTATATTGTTTAAACTAATCATTGTTCTATCAAGTCTAATTATCATACCAACAATTTGAGAAACAGGAGCTATTACACGACCGTTTAAAATCATAGCTGCAATAATTGCACCCATTGTAACTTCACCTTCATTTGCTAGTAAAACACCAGCTGCAACAATTGCAATAGATGAAAACTGTGAAATAAAACCTACAAAATAAGTAACAATTTGTGAAAGATAATGGGATTTATTTCCATAATATGAAGTTTGTGAAATTGATTTTTCCCAGTGAGTTCTCATTCTATTTTGAGCTCTTACACTTTTGATTATCTCTAAGCCTGTTACAGCCTCAGTTAAAACTGTTTGTTTTATTTGATCCTCTTTTGCAGATTTTAAAATTGTATCTTTTATTGGTCTTTGCATTATCCAAGAAAATAAAATAGCAATAAATACTGTTGCTAAAGATACATACCCTAAAGGCCCTCCAATAAAAAATATTATTGCTATAAAAAGTGCCACAAAAGGTAAATCTACAAAAGCTGTTATAGTTGCTGTTGTAAAAAACTCTCTAACACTTTCAAAGGATTGTAATCTACTTACAAACATACCTGTTGAAGATGGTTTTGCATTTAATTTGATATTTAAAAGCTGATCAAATATTTTACTTGACATCCTAATATCAGCACGCTTTCCAGCTTGTTCTATAAAATGTGCTCTTAAAAGTTTTAAAATAAAATCAAATATTAAGACAATTGCAATACCTGATACAAGTACCCACAGTGTATCAACTGCTTTATTTGGTAAAACTCTATCATAAACATTCATAGTAAAAAGAGGTACGGCTATAACAAAAAGATTGATTAAAATGGCAGCTAAAATCACAAGATAATATATCTTAAGATTTTTTTTCATTGTACTCCAGAACCATCTTTTTGCTTCATAAACTTTTACATCTTTATCAACTCTATTTTCAAAATTATATGCAGGTTTTATGATTAAAAGATTTCCGCTATACTCTTTTTTGAAATCATCTAATGAAATAGTTATTTCACCAAGACTTAAATCAGGAATTATAACTGTAATTTGATTTTTTAATACATTTACATTTAATACAACACAAGCTTTATTTGTATTAAAAAGTGCCACAGCAGGAAGTGACATATTTTCTATTTTTTCAACTTTTCTTTTTACAGGTTTTGCAACAAGCCCTACTCTTTTTGCAGACTTTATAAACATTGCAGGTGTCATAACAGAACCATGAATTGCAAGTCCAGAAATTAAAGACTCAGCAGAAGCTGCTCTTTTATGAAATTTTGAGAGGAAAAGTAGAGACTCTAAAAGAGTATCCACTTCTCTATTTTCAACGACATTATCAAAGTCGTTATTTAAATCATCCAATAAGTATTCCTAAGTTAAAGTATTTTAAATTATTTAACTTTTATTATATAAGAATCTGCATAAAGTTTCCTAGCCATAGCTCTAACTTCTTTAGCAGTTTTCATATCTTCTAGATTATAAATAACTCCACTTTGTAAACCTCTTGCTGGTTCTACTTTTATTTTATAATCAGGACCAACAGCTTCTTGCATTTTATCAATTGCTTTTTGAGTATCTGCGATATCTTTGTGGGCAACAAAATAAACTGCATAAGTTCCAACAATCATCTCTTCAGTTTGAGCAGGTTTAGCTGTATCATCAGCTAATAAAGCTTGAACCTCTTCAGAAGCAACTTCTTCTTTTACTGGTTCAGCTTTTGCTGGCATTTTTGTTTCAGTACAAGTATCATTATTACTACTTAATACTGACTCTTTGATTGTTCCTAAATTTTTAAAGATATTAAAATATGCAGAATCAAGATCATATTGAATATCAATTAATTCTTCTTTTGCTGAGATTAAGTCTCTTTCAATATTTAAAACATCAATAAAAGTTCTTGTACCACCTTCAAATTGATCTTTATAATAACCTAGGATTTCTTGATTATCTGTGATATATTTTGACAGTTCAGCTTCTCTTTTTTTAGCATATGCATATGCATTATAAGCTGATGTTGCTTCATCTATAACTTCAGCGGTAACTGTATCAAGTGTTTTTTGCGATTCAGCTAAAAATGCTTTTTCTCTAGCACTTTGTGCTTTATCACTTCCACCATTTAATAAATTATAAGTTAACTCTATTCTTGCACTGTAAACATTTGTTTGCTCATCAGTTGTAACTAAACTTTTGTCATAAATTCCTTGAGCTTTAAATTTTAAAGTAGGGAAAAATGCCGCATCACTTTGATTTAAAATTGCTCTTTGCTCTTTGATATTTTCAACTTGTTCTAAAATCTTTGGACTTGAAAGTAAAACTTGATCAATATACTCTTTTAAAGTAGCTGGTATAGCTTTTACATCAAGGTTTGGTCTACAAGACTTTCCATCATCATCTATCCCAACATTCTTTTTAAACGAACTTGTTGCTCTTAAAAGATTGTTAGTATCTTGATAAAGTTTATTATTTGCGTAGTGGATTTTTGCATTAACTTGTGATTCATGTAAAGCAATACCACTAATTTCTGCTGTTTCTTTTGCTGTTTGAAAATATTCATTATAAACAATTAAACTCTCATTTGCTACGGCTACTCTATTCTTGTATTTTACAAGATTTAAATATGAGTCTAAAGAATCATAAATAATATCATCCACAATTGAATCATTTAAATATTTATTTGAACTATATCTAAATTGTGCCTCATCAATTTGACCAGTAGTTAGTCCACCATCATAAATAAGTTGTTCAAAATCCAATTGAGCATTATAACCTCTATCAGTAGTACTTGTATTATTTCCAGCATCTGGATTTGTTTTTGTGTTTTTTACACCAACATATGCTGTTAAATCAAGCTTTGGTAAGTATCCACCTTCAGCTTCATCAATATAAAGCCTATAAGCTTCATTATTTTTTACTGTAGCCATAATTTTTGGATTATTTGAGATAGTATGTTCAACTACTTCTTTAATAGTTTGACCTTGCATTAGTGATGCACCTAAAAATAGTATAGCTGGAAAGCTAAGTTTGATTTTTTTTCCCATAATGTTTTCCTTAAAGAGTCAATAAATAATTTTTATTTTAACAAATTGTGTGATTTATTATCTCTTAATTTAGCATATGAAGCTTTAAGAAAACTTTAACTAAAATAATTTAGTTGCTAATTTGTAACAAAAGTAACACTAAGGTTAATCAAATTTAATGGCTTATTCACTAAAAGAGATTTTAAAAAGCTTAAAAGTTCTTTTCATCTCAAAAGAAGACTTAATTAGCGAAAAAGAAAATAATATATTGAATATCTTTTTTAACAAAGTTATAATTTCTCATACAAGTGGTATAGGAATAAAAAAATTTTGTGAAGAACACCCTGATGTAGTTATTACAGACTTTGACTTGGCAAATGGTTGTGGTATTGAATTATGTAAAAAAATCAGAAAACACAATCCAACAATACCAATAATAATTTTATCTGAGAAAAAAGATGAAAAATATCTTTTTGAAGCAATTAGAATTCAAGTAATTGATTTTGTAGTTCGTCCTACAAAAGCTGAAGATTTGATTTATGCTTTAAATTTAACTGCAAAATACTTGTTAAATCATGGAAATGTGACAATAATACTATCAAATGGAAACATTTACGATTATCAAGAAAAGACTATCTTAAAAAATAACGGAACTATAACTAAACTAACAAAAAATGAATTTAGACTTTTAGAGCTTCTTATTTCGAACAAGGGTCAAACTATAAACAAAGAAGAGATTGAAAGTTATCTTTGGGCAGATGAACAAATAACTGAGTCAGCTTTTAAATCACTTTTTTCAAGACTTAGACAAAAAGTAGGAAAAGAAAATATAAAAAATAGTTTTGGTATTGGCTATCAGTTAGTTTAAAAAAGCCGAGAAATTATTCTCGACTTTTTAAGAATTTAGATATTTGTATCTTCTACATTAAGTGAATCAATTAAAAGTTTAACACTTGAATCTGTAACACCTTCATAAATATCTAAACCTGTATCTACATCAATATTACCAGTAGCAGTCCATTCATTAGTTAAATCTAATTTAACTGTATCTCCACTATCTGTTTCTATTTTTAATGTATTATCACTATCAGTCATAGCTAATACATCACCAACACTAATATTTGATAGAATATGATCGCCACTTGATAAATCTATTTCATCAATAGAAGTTTGAGAACCATCTGGATTGAAATCTTCTGCACTTGATAATAATTGTGCCATATCTATTTCTAAATCATCACTTCCAAAATCAATAGTTTTATCAGTCACATCAATAGAAGTAATATCTATATCTAAATGTTCATTTACGCCTGTAATTCTCGCATCAAACTCTAAGTTTACACTTCCTGTAGAATCTACTATTGCATCAACATAATAAGTATTCATTCCATCTGCTGGATAAATTTCTTGGCTTGTAAACCCATCACTAACTTCAATATAATCTGAATAGCCACCGGTATTATTTTCAGATGCTTCATCCCATTGTCCAGAACCATACGTGTTAGTATCAAAGTAAACTCTTACAGTCTCACCTGCATAGGCAATTCCCAAATTATGACTAAAGCTATATGTATTTGTATCACTTAATGTTTCAACTCCATTTAATGCAATATCTGCAACAAAAGTATTTATATTTAAATTATTAATATCAACAGATTCTTGTCTAGGACCACTATCACTACCTGTAATATTAGCATCAAATACTAATGTTAAAACTCCACCTGCACCTACTTTTACATTTATATTATGAGTTTCAGTGGCATTTGAGTCTGCATCTATTTGTTGAACAGTATTTCCATCATCAACGGTTACCCAATCTGCCCAATTTGTAGCTGTGGCTTCCTCCCAACCACCATCACCATAAGTAGTTGTATCAAAACTTATAGAAACAAACTGACCAGCTAATGAAGGGTCAAGTTGATATGTTTTTGTAATAGAACTATCATCTGTATCAGTTGCAGCTTCAACTGGAGAATCACTTGTTGTTTCATATCCATGGATAGTGCCAATGTTTTCTTCAGTAATTAGTGAAATGTTTTGTGTGTTTTCGACAACACCTAATTCAACATCTGTAATACCAATGCTTATAGATTCACTATCACTTGCAGAATAATCATCAGCATAAGCAACTGTTATATCTAAAGAGTTATTAGTTTCAAAATCAACTACAGCAGAATCTTTAAGCCATAATTCAAATTGTCCAGCATTTTCTCTTATCTCTACTAGACTTGCATCATCTCCAGTAATAGTAAAACCTGCTGAGTTAATATTAGAATCTACATCTTCAACATCTAAAGTACCTAATAGTTTTCCTGAGATATTTTCATTAATTAAATCTTCAATTGAATTATAACTTAATACTGGTGCATCATTAGTTCCTGTAATATTAATAGTCAATGTAGATACTTGTGTAACTCCATTTTCATCAGTTATAGTATATGAGAAAGTTTCATTAACTTGTTCACCTTCTGATAATTCATTTACTATATCTCTATCATTATAAAGATTATAGATATATTCACCACTTTTTGCATCTACCATGATATTTCCATATACTCCAGTAATATGGAATCCTTCATAAAGTTGTCCATTAATTGTATGAGTTGCAACTGTACTTGATATAGCTTGTGGAGAAGTCATCTCTAAACCTATAATCTCAATAGCATCATCATTGTCCACATCTACATCTTTATCATTAGTAAGAATATTTCCACTAATTTGTGATTTTGTTGTAATTCCAGAAGCTGCTTCACTTACACTATTTGTATCAGCAACTACAATTGGCTCATCATCATGAATACTTACAATTAATGCTGAACTTGCTGTATCTCCATCTGCATCTGTGATTGTATATCCAAACCCTAGTTTAATCAGGGTTTCTGATCTACCATTATGATCTAATGGCTCTTTTTGTGTAAATGTATAATTACCATTTTCATCATATGTAAATGTAAATACTACTGTTCCATCCGATTTAGCTCCTGTAATAACATTTCCTACTTGAGTCGCTGTTACTGCATCTCCTCCTGATGTTAAGTTATTATAGTCTGCAGTATTTGAGATATGCATCTCTGTTACTATAGCTCCATCTGCACCTTCATTGATTCTTCCTAATGTTCCTGTCACAACTGCTTCATCAAAAATTCCATCATTATTTGCATCGGCTTCTGTTGTACTTGCACTTGACATTCCATCTATTGTTGGTACATCATCAATGATATTTATACTAAAGTAGTCTACATCTGTATCTCCATCACCATCTGTTACTGTATAGCTATATCTTAATAACAATTCTTCATCTTGTCCTGTAAGACTTGATTGAGGATGATCTATTGGACCTTCTAATGTAAATTCATAGTTACCATCTGGTTGCACAACTAATGTATAAACTGGAGTAGTATTTGCTACTGCTGTAATTGTAATTACTCCATTTACATCTACCATTTGTGTTGCAATAACTGGCTCACCATTTGACGTTAAAGCTATTGGTGGATTTCCTTGTCCATCATAAACCATAACTTGTGAACCTTCTCCCCAGAAGTTTACATCTGTCAAAGTGGCTCCATCTTCTCCTCCATCAAATGTTAATTGTCCAGTTACACTTGCTGGAACTGACGAATCAATATCTGCTTCAGAAATATCTTTTCTTCCTCCATAATCTGCAACTGGTGTATCATCTGTAATTTTTACTCCAAAGTTACTTGTTGACGTATCTCCATCTGCATCTGTTACTGTGAATTTTAATTTTAACAATAAGTCATCTTCTTGTGTACTTCCTATTGGATGATCTATTGCCTCTTTTTGTACAAATGTAAAGCTTCCATCTGATTGTGCTTCTAATCTAAACACTTCTGTATCATCTGATAGTTTTCCTATCATTGTCATTCCATTATCTTCATATGTTACTACTACTGCTTCTCCACCTGAAGTTAATGTAAATGCAGTTCCATTTGGTCCATCATATATTTTTACCGTTCCATCATTAGCATTTTGCCAATGGTGGAATACTGATGTTACTTCAGCTCCATCTGCTCCACCATCAAAGTTTAATTGTCCATTCACTACTGTATTTAAACTCGCCTCATCTACTAATACTGGTGCTGTCCATGATGCTATTGGTTCATCATCAATTATTCTTACAGATAATGAACTTTCTAATGTATCTCCATCTTTATCTGTTGCTTCAAACACAAAGTTTATTGATTGACCTTCATCTCTTCCACCTGCTTGTCCATCTGGTGCTGTATGATCCAATGAACCTATTAAATTCACGTCATATGTTTTTCCATCTGCGTTTAATATTACTTCAAATACTGTCTCTGCTCCTGCTTTTGCAATCACTTTTCCTGGGATACTAAAGTCATAAGTAATTGGTACTCCACCTGAAGTTAATTGGTCATGCATATATCCTTGAACTTCTCCTGTAAAGGCTACACTTGCAAATCCATCTGCTCCATAATCTACTCTTAAACTTGCAGTTGTACTATCTCCTACATTTGACTCTTCTACTACTGCATTTTGTGCAATCCCATTTTGTGATAAACTTATTGGAGAATCATCTTCTACTCTTACTGTAGAGTATCCTGTTGCTGTATCTCCATCTCCATCTGTTACAGTATATTGTAATACTAAATTTACTATCTCATCTTGATAGCTTCCTGAAGTTGAACCTTCTACATGATCTATTGGTGCATATTGTGTATAGGTATAATCTCCTGTCACTTCATCTACTACTATTGTAAATACTGTTACTCCGTTTGCTTTACCTGTGATATCTAATCCTGTTCTTTCTAGAACTATATCTTCACCCTGTGATTGTAAGAAATATCTCTCATTATTACTTACATATTTAGTCTGGATTTTATCCCCTACTTCATTTGCAAATCTTAATTCTGTTACTGTAGCTCCATCTGCTCCTCCATCGAAGTTCAACGATGCTCCACTTGTACTTAATGTCACAAATCCATTTGCATCTGTTGTCTCTGTTACTACATATCCTGTTTGTCCATTATTATCTGTATATCCACTCCATCCTGCTGTTGGTACATCATCTACAACTTGTAAAGTTACTTTTCCACTTCTTACATCTCCATCAGAATCTTCTGAATCATAATCAAAACTTAAATATTTAGTTTCACCATTATGTTGATTCATTAGGTGATCTATTGGTTTAAATAATGTCATTGTGTAACTATTAGTATTAGTATATGAACCAACAGTTTGAGGTGTAGTATTATCTATTTCTAAAGTAAATACAACTTCATCTGTAGTTTGTGTTTTTGCTGTAATTGTTAAACCATCTGCACTAACATCATAAACAATAGCTTCTCCACCAGAAGTTAGTCCATTTGGTACTGTTTGAGTTGCATTGAAAGTTATAGTTCCTGGAGTATCATCACCAAACTCTATTCTAAATGCTTTTGTATCAGTTTCACTATTATCATTAGCATCATCAATTCCAACTTCATATACTTTAGCTTTATTATCTTTACTTGTATCAACTAAAGGATTTCCTTGAGTATTAGCGATGAAATCTTGTACCGAATCAACTGTTACTGATGAAGTAGCACTATCAGTACTAACTGTTCCTTTAATTCCACCATAACTACTAGTGATGTCAACAGCCGTTGAACCATTAACTAAATTGTATCCATTTTGATCCCATGCATGATATGTGATATCAGCAGTTCCATAATAATCTTCATTTGGTACAAATCTTACAAGTGAAGAATCATATAACATTGTAGCATTGGTATCACTTGTACCATTATCAAAGTTATTCCAAGAAGTTCCACCATCGATTGAATATTGCCAAGTTCCATTTGTATTATCAATACCTGTTACAGCAATACCTTCAACAGCATCATCATCAAAATCATTAACAGAGTTACCTAATAATGCTGAAACTAATGTACCTGTATTATCTGCATCTAAAACATCTTCATTGATTTCAGTTAAGTTAGCAACTAAATTACTATTAATAATTGGTTTATCATTTGTACCTAAGATATTTATAGTTGCAACAGCTGTATTACTAACAGCTCCATTG includes:
- a CDS encoding response regulator transcription factor, with the protein product MAYSLKEILKSLKVLFISKEDLISEKENNILNIFFNKVIISHTSGIGIKKFCEEHPDVVITDFDLANGCGIELCKKIRKHNPTIPIIILSEKKDEKYLFEAIRIQVIDFVVRPTKAEDLIYALNLTAKYLLNHGNVTIILSNGNIYDYQEKTILKNNGTITKLTKNEFRLLELLISNKGQTINKEEIESYLWADEQITESAFKSLFSRLRQKVGKENIKNSFGIGYQLV
- a CDS encoding type I secretion system permease/ATPase; translation: MDDLNNDFDNVVENREVDTLLESLLFLSKFHKRAASAESLISGLAIHGSVMTPAMFIKSAKRVGLVAKPVKRKVEKIENMSLPAVALFNTNKACVVLNVNVLKNQITVIIPDLSLGEITISLDDFKKEYSGNLLIIKPAYNFENRVDKDVKVYEAKRWFWSTMKKNLKIYYLVILAAILINLFVIAVPLFTMNVYDRVLPNKAVDTLWVLVSGIAIVLIFDFILKLLRAHFIEQAGKRADIRMSSKIFDQLLNIKLNAKPSSTGMFVSRLQSFESVREFFTTATITAFVDLPFVALFIAIIFFIGGPLGYVSLATVFIAILFSWIMQRPIKDTILKSAKEDQIKQTVLTEAVTGLEIIKSVRAQNRMRTHWEKSISQTSYYGNKSHYLSQIVTYFVGFISQFSSIAIVAAGVLLANEGEVTMGAIIAAMILNGRVIAPVSQIVGMIIRLDRTMISLNNIDEIMNMPVERSAHQHYLSRENLDGDIVFKNVNFSYNDQNFKVLKDVNFTIKKGEKVGIIGKIGSGKSTIAKLLMNLHEPTDGSVLIDNTELRQIDPVDLRRAIGYVPQEPFLFMGTIKDNITIGDQFATDEEILRASKIAGVHDFLGKHQAGYDLQVGERGDGLSGGERQSVTLARALVSNPNIMIFDEPTNSMDDLSEEQFKNRVANIVKDKTVIVITHRPSILSIVDRLIVIDDGKIIADGPKAKIISSFANSQKVSKKIVSQKK
- a CDS encoding TolC family protein produces the protein MGKKIKLSFPAILFLGASLMQGQTIKEVVEHTISNNPKIMATVKNNEAYRLYIDEAEGGYLPKLDLTAYVGVKNTKTNPDAGNNTSTTDRGYNAQLDFEQLIYDGGLTTGQIDEAQFRYSSNKYLNDSIVDDIIYDSLDSYLNLVKYKNRVAVANESLIVYNEYFQTAKETAEISGIALHESQVNAKIHYANNKLYQDTNNLLRATSSFKKNVGIDDDGKSCRPNLDVKAIPATLKEYIDQVLLSSPKILEQVENIKEQRAILNQSDAAFFPTLKFKAQGIYDKSLVTTDEQTNVYSARIELTYNLLNGGSDKAQSAREKAFLAESQKTLDTVTAEVIDEATSAYNAYAYAKKREAELSKYITDNQEILGYYKDQFEGGTRTFIDVLNIERDLISAKEELIDIQYDLDSAYFNIFKNLGTIKESVLSSNNDTCTETKMPAKAEPVKEEVASEEVQALLADDTAKPAQTEEMIVGTYAVYFVAHKDIADTQKAIDKMQEAVGPDYKIKVEPARGLQSGVIYNLEDMKTAKEVRAMARKLYADSYIIKVK